A window of Drosophila subobscura isolate 14011-0131.10 chromosome E, UCBerk_Dsub_1.0, whole genome shotgun sequence contains these coding sequences:
- the LOC117892198 gene encoding endoplasmic reticulum metallopeptidase 1 isoform X3: MSSDAEEKEAQNKPNGCERAFVEYNKIKWFWAPAFFGFWLLLYVAISIPACHHLPRPLTIKDEAKYPDRFIAERAENNLRQLVALGPRVVGSKENEMGAVKVLSGSVQKIRSGLGSANDIEVDVQVASGSYVHWSMINMYQSIQNIVVKVSPKNTNSTTYLLVNSHYDSVPGGPGAGDDGSMVATMMETLRVLAQSKTALKHPVVFLFNGAEENPLQASHAFITQHKWAKNCKALINLDSAGNGGREILFQSGPNHPWLMKSYRRAIKHPYASTMAEEMFQNNFIPSDTDFRIFRDHGSVPGLDMAYQYNGYVYHTRFDRAEIFPRGSFQNTGDNLLALVREIANSQELEDTSKYSEGHTVYFDVMGWFLVFYTETEGIILNVIVSLVAIGTCLYAFKLMAFNSGLKLEKLLKRVLHTFVVQLFGLMFAVAITLFLGWFMDLVHLPMSWFTHSWLILGLYFSTFLFGLAIVPAMYFHYTKEDKLPIGQRVQLLLHCHCLFLAFSTLVLTICGVRSVFVLMLSCLFYTMALIINLATKLHSKDVAWVIPHIVCFVPPFVFFAYFSHGFFVTFIPMFGRFGENVNPDLVVAVFSIAVGLLTCGFIVPVLHLFRKSKTIICALLAITLVCVIIAITPMGFPYRPETSVQRFSVLHAKRTFHDADNKIRRQESGYFIMPQDRRTYAVKHDVINMTLAQKIGDDCQKEMMCGLPLYNQRWHKTRQNTLWIPASEPLLGTVPAIKVTSKKQVSPNRIRYELQLSGPDHMALFIQPLNGAVMKDWSFHQAPLRLNFQPPYFIYFSWGVNGDPLKFWLELEKTNGDFTTPIFELGVGGHWTHHKEMLTPDFTKFLDSFPKYVDATPWPASYETWIY, encoded by the exons AACAAACCCAATGGCTGTGAGCGTGCCTTCGTGGagtacaacaaaatcaaatggtTTTGGGCGCCAGcattctttggcttttggctgctgctgtatgtGGCCATTTCCATACCAGCCTGCCATCACCTGCCCCGTCCGCTGACCATCAAGGATGAGGCCAAGTACCCCGATCGCTTCATTGCCGAGCGTGCGGAGAACAATCTGCGGCAGCTGGTGGCACTCGGACCCCGTGTCGTGGGCAGCAAGGAGAACGAAATGGGCGCCGTGAAGGTGCTCTCCGGCAGCGTGCAGAAGATACGCTCGGGTCTGGGCTCCGCCAATGACATTGAGGTGGATGTGCAGGTTGCCTCAGGCAGCTACGTTCACTGGTCCATGATCAACATGTACCAGAGCATTCAGAATATTGTGGTGAAGGTTAGTCCGAAGAACACCAACAGCACCACCTATCTGCTGGTCAACAGCCACTACGACTCGGTGCCCGGGGGACCTGGTGCCGGCGATGATGGCTCCATGGTGGCCACAATGATGGAGACGCTGCGCGTGTTGGCTCAGTCCAAGACTGCGCTCAAGCATcctgttgtgtttttgttcaaTGGCGCAGAGGAGAATCCCCTGCAGGCCTCGCACGCGTTCATCACGCAGCACAAGTGGGCCAAAAATTGCAA AGCTCTCATCAATCTGGACTCTGCTGGCAATGGCGGTCGGGAGATTCTCTTCCAGTCCGGACCCAATCATCCCTGGCTGATGAAGAGCTATCGTCGCGCCATCAAGCATCCGTATGCCTCCACCATGGCCGAGGAGATGTTCCAGAACAACTTTATACCCTCGGACACGGATTTCCGCATCTTCCGCGACCATGGCTCGGTGCCCGGTCTGGATATGGCTTACCAGTACAACGGTTATGTCTATCACACGCGCTTTGATCGCGCCGAGATCTTCCCACGCGGCAGCTTCCAGAACACTGGCGACAAtctgctggcgctggtgcgCGAGATTGCCAACtcgcaggagctggaggataCATCG AAATACTCCGAGGGACACACCGTTTACTTTGATGTGATGGGCTGGTTCCTGGTCTTCTACACCGAAACGGAGGGCATCATTTTGAACGTGATTGTCTCGCTGGTGGCCATCGGCACCTGTCTCTATGCCTTCAAGCTGATGGCCTTCAACTCGGGCCTCAAGCTGGAGAAGCTCCTGAAGCGTGTGCTGCACACATTTGTCGTGCAGCTCTTTGGCCTGATGTTTGCCGTTGCCATCACGCTGTTCCTGGGCTGGTTCATGGATCTCGTGCACTTGCCCATGTCCTGGTTCACGCACTCTTGGCTTATACTCGGACTCTACTTCAGCACCTTCCTGTTCGGTTTGGCTATAGTTCCCGCGATGTACTTCCACTACACCAAGGAG GACAAACTGCCCATTGGCCAGCgcgtgcagctgctgctccactgccactgcctcttccTGGCCTTCTCCACGCTGGTGCTGACCATTTGCGGCGTTCGGTCCGTGTTCGTTCTGATGCTCTCCTGTTTGTTCTACACCATGGCGCTCATCATTAATCTGGCCACCAAGCTGCACAGCAAAG ATGTCGCCTGGGTCATACCACACATCGTCTGCTTCGTGCCTCCGTTTGTGTTCTTCGCCTACTTCTCGCACGGATTCTTCGTCACTTTCATTCCCATGTTTGGCCGCTTTGGGGAGAATGTCAACCCCGACCTCGTGGTGGCTGTCTTCAGCATTGCCGTGGGTCTGCTCACCTGCGGCTTCATTGTGCCCGTGCTGCATCTGTTCCGCAAGTCCAAGACGATCATTTGCGCGCTGCTGGCCATTACCTTGGTGTGTGTGATTATTGCCATAACGCCCATGGGCTTCCCCTACCGACCCGAGACGAGTGTGCAGCGTTTCTCTGTGCTG CACGCCAAGCGCACCTTCCACGATGCCGATAACAAAATACGCCGCCAGGAGTCGGGCTACTTCATTATGCCACAGGACAGGCGCACTTACGCTGTGAAAC ATGATGTCATTAACATGACGCTGGCCCAGAAAATTGGCGATGATTGCCAGAAGGAAATGATGTGCGGTTTGCCACTGTACAATCAGCGTTGGCATAAGACCAG ACAAAACACCCTGTGGATACCCGCCTCCGAGCCGCTGTTGGGCACGGTTCCGGCTATCAAAGTGACCAGCAAGAAGCAGGTTTCCCCCAACAGGATACGCTATGAGCTGCAGTTGAGTGGACCCGATCATATGGCGCTGTTTATACAGCCCTTGAATGGCGCTGTCATGAAGGATTGGTCCTTCCATCAGGCGCCACTGCGTCTGAACTTCCAGCCGCCTTACTTTATCTACTTCTCGTGGGGCGTCAATGGAGATCCGCTCAAAttctggctggagctggag AAAACCAACGGCGACTTCACGACGCCCATATTTGAGCTGGGTGTGGGCGGCCACTGGACCCATCACAAGGAAATGTTGACGCCGGACTTCACGAAGTTCCTCGACAGTTTCCCCAAATATGTGGATGCCACGCCCTGGCCGGCATCCTACGAGACCTGGATCTACTAA
- the LOC117892198 gene encoding endoplasmic reticulum metallopeptidase 1 isoform X1, with amino-acid sequence MSSDAEEKEAQFIPVRSVERVAAKRKVASYLDSAAPVSGTMSVSGSDKSVRRRVITPTSDPHNTDPLLRQRNSHLYENKPNGCERAFVEYNKIKWFWAPAFFGFWLLLYVAISIPACHHLPRPLTIKDEAKYPDRFIAERAENNLRQLVALGPRVVGSKENEMGAVKVLSGSVQKIRSGLGSANDIEVDVQVASGSYVHWSMINMYQSIQNIVVKVSPKNTNSTTYLLVNSHYDSVPGGPGAGDDGSMVATMMETLRVLAQSKTALKHPVVFLFNGAEENPLQASHAFITQHKWAKNCKALINLDSAGNGGREILFQSGPNHPWLMKSYRRAIKHPYASTMAEEMFQNNFIPSDTDFRIFRDHGSVPGLDMAYQYNGYVYHTRFDRAEIFPRGSFQNTGDNLLALVREIANSQELEDTSKYSEGHTVYFDVMGWFLVFYTETEGIILNVIVSLVAIGTCLYAFKLMAFNSGLKLEKLLKRVLHTFVVQLFGLMFAVAITLFLGWFMDLVHLPMSWFTHSWLILGLYFSTFLFGLAIVPAMYFHYTKEDKLPIGQRVQLLLHCHCLFLAFSTLVLTICGVRSVFVLMLSCLFYTMALIINLATKLHSKDVAWVIPHIVCFVPPFVFFAYFSHGFFVTFIPMFGRFGENVNPDLVVAVFSIAVGLLTCGFIVPVLHLFRKSKTIICALLAITLVCVIIAITPMGFPYRPETSVQRFSVLHAKRTFHDADNKIRRQESGYFIMPQDRRTYAVKHDVINMTLAQKIGDDCQKEMMCGLPLYNQRWHKTRQNTLWIPASEPLLGTVPAIKVTSKKQVSPNRIRYELQLSGPDHMALFIQPLNGAVMKDWSFHQAPLRLNFQPPYFIYFSWGVNGDPLKFWLELEKTNGDFTTPIFELGVGGHWTHHKEMLTPDFTKFLDSFPKYVDATPWPASYETWIY; translated from the exons CAACACAGATCCTCTGCTGCGGCAGCGCAATTCGCACCTGTATGAG AACAAACCCAATGGCTGTGAGCGTGCCTTCGTGGagtacaacaaaatcaaatggtTTTGGGCGCCAGcattctttggcttttggctgctgctgtatgtGGCCATTTCCATACCAGCCTGCCATCACCTGCCCCGTCCGCTGACCATCAAGGATGAGGCCAAGTACCCCGATCGCTTCATTGCCGAGCGTGCGGAGAACAATCTGCGGCAGCTGGTGGCACTCGGACCCCGTGTCGTGGGCAGCAAGGAGAACGAAATGGGCGCCGTGAAGGTGCTCTCCGGCAGCGTGCAGAAGATACGCTCGGGTCTGGGCTCCGCCAATGACATTGAGGTGGATGTGCAGGTTGCCTCAGGCAGCTACGTTCACTGGTCCATGATCAACATGTACCAGAGCATTCAGAATATTGTGGTGAAGGTTAGTCCGAAGAACACCAACAGCACCACCTATCTGCTGGTCAACAGCCACTACGACTCGGTGCCCGGGGGACCTGGTGCCGGCGATGATGGCTCCATGGTGGCCACAATGATGGAGACGCTGCGCGTGTTGGCTCAGTCCAAGACTGCGCTCAAGCATcctgttgtgtttttgttcaaTGGCGCAGAGGAGAATCCCCTGCAGGCCTCGCACGCGTTCATCACGCAGCACAAGTGGGCCAAAAATTGCAA AGCTCTCATCAATCTGGACTCTGCTGGCAATGGCGGTCGGGAGATTCTCTTCCAGTCCGGACCCAATCATCCCTGGCTGATGAAGAGCTATCGTCGCGCCATCAAGCATCCGTATGCCTCCACCATGGCCGAGGAGATGTTCCAGAACAACTTTATACCCTCGGACACGGATTTCCGCATCTTCCGCGACCATGGCTCGGTGCCCGGTCTGGATATGGCTTACCAGTACAACGGTTATGTCTATCACACGCGCTTTGATCGCGCCGAGATCTTCCCACGCGGCAGCTTCCAGAACACTGGCGACAAtctgctggcgctggtgcgCGAGATTGCCAACtcgcaggagctggaggataCATCG AAATACTCCGAGGGACACACCGTTTACTTTGATGTGATGGGCTGGTTCCTGGTCTTCTACACCGAAACGGAGGGCATCATTTTGAACGTGATTGTCTCGCTGGTGGCCATCGGCACCTGTCTCTATGCCTTCAAGCTGATGGCCTTCAACTCGGGCCTCAAGCTGGAGAAGCTCCTGAAGCGTGTGCTGCACACATTTGTCGTGCAGCTCTTTGGCCTGATGTTTGCCGTTGCCATCACGCTGTTCCTGGGCTGGTTCATGGATCTCGTGCACTTGCCCATGTCCTGGTTCACGCACTCTTGGCTTATACTCGGACTCTACTTCAGCACCTTCCTGTTCGGTTTGGCTATAGTTCCCGCGATGTACTTCCACTACACCAAGGAG GACAAACTGCCCATTGGCCAGCgcgtgcagctgctgctccactgccactgcctcttccTGGCCTTCTCCACGCTGGTGCTGACCATTTGCGGCGTTCGGTCCGTGTTCGTTCTGATGCTCTCCTGTTTGTTCTACACCATGGCGCTCATCATTAATCTGGCCACCAAGCTGCACAGCAAAG ATGTCGCCTGGGTCATACCACACATCGTCTGCTTCGTGCCTCCGTTTGTGTTCTTCGCCTACTTCTCGCACGGATTCTTCGTCACTTTCATTCCCATGTTTGGCCGCTTTGGGGAGAATGTCAACCCCGACCTCGTGGTGGCTGTCTTCAGCATTGCCGTGGGTCTGCTCACCTGCGGCTTCATTGTGCCCGTGCTGCATCTGTTCCGCAAGTCCAAGACGATCATTTGCGCGCTGCTGGCCATTACCTTGGTGTGTGTGATTATTGCCATAACGCCCATGGGCTTCCCCTACCGACCCGAGACGAGTGTGCAGCGTTTCTCTGTGCTG CACGCCAAGCGCACCTTCCACGATGCCGATAACAAAATACGCCGCCAGGAGTCGGGCTACTTCATTATGCCACAGGACAGGCGCACTTACGCTGTGAAAC ATGATGTCATTAACATGACGCTGGCCCAGAAAATTGGCGATGATTGCCAGAAGGAAATGATGTGCGGTTTGCCACTGTACAATCAGCGTTGGCATAAGACCAG ACAAAACACCCTGTGGATACCCGCCTCCGAGCCGCTGTTGGGCACGGTTCCGGCTATCAAAGTGACCAGCAAGAAGCAGGTTTCCCCCAACAGGATACGCTATGAGCTGCAGTTGAGTGGACCCGATCATATGGCGCTGTTTATACAGCCCTTGAATGGCGCTGTCATGAAGGATTGGTCCTTCCATCAGGCGCCACTGCGTCTGAACTTCCAGCCGCCTTACTTTATCTACTTCTCGTGGGGCGTCAATGGAGATCCGCTCAAAttctggctggagctggag AAAACCAACGGCGACTTCACGACGCCCATATTTGAGCTGGGTGTGGGCGGCCACTGGACCCATCACAAGGAAATGTTGACGCCGGACTTCACGAAGTTCCTCGACAGTTTCCCCAAATATGTGGATGCCACGCCCTGGCCGGCATCCTACGAGACCTGGATCTACTAA
- the LOC117892198 gene encoding endoplasmic reticulum metallopeptidase 1 isoform X2: MSSDAEEKEAQQNKPNGCERAFVEYNKIKWFWAPAFFGFWLLLYVAISIPACHHLPRPLTIKDEAKYPDRFIAERAENNLRQLVALGPRVVGSKENEMGAVKVLSGSVQKIRSGLGSANDIEVDVQVASGSYVHWSMINMYQSIQNIVVKVSPKNTNSTTYLLVNSHYDSVPGGPGAGDDGSMVATMMETLRVLAQSKTALKHPVVFLFNGAEENPLQASHAFITQHKWAKNCKALINLDSAGNGGREILFQSGPNHPWLMKSYRRAIKHPYASTMAEEMFQNNFIPSDTDFRIFRDHGSVPGLDMAYQYNGYVYHTRFDRAEIFPRGSFQNTGDNLLALVREIANSQELEDTSKYSEGHTVYFDVMGWFLVFYTETEGIILNVIVSLVAIGTCLYAFKLMAFNSGLKLEKLLKRVLHTFVVQLFGLMFAVAITLFLGWFMDLVHLPMSWFTHSWLILGLYFSTFLFGLAIVPAMYFHYTKEDKLPIGQRVQLLLHCHCLFLAFSTLVLTICGVRSVFVLMLSCLFYTMALIINLATKLHSKDVAWVIPHIVCFVPPFVFFAYFSHGFFVTFIPMFGRFGENVNPDLVVAVFSIAVGLLTCGFIVPVLHLFRKSKTIICALLAITLVCVIIAITPMGFPYRPETSVQRFSVLHAKRTFHDADNKIRRQESGYFIMPQDRRTYAVKHDVINMTLAQKIGDDCQKEMMCGLPLYNQRWHKTRQNTLWIPASEPLLGTVPAIKVTSKKQVSPNRIRYELQLSGPDHMALFIQPLNGAVMKDWSFHQAPLRLNFQPPYFIYFSWGVNGDPLKFWLELEKTNGDFTTPIFELGVGGHWTHHKEMLTPDFTKFLDSFPKYVDATPWPASYETWIY; the protein is encoded by the exons CAGAACAAACCCAATGGCTGTGAGCGTGCCTTCGTGGagtacaacaaaatcaaatggtTTTGGGCGCCAGcattctttggcttttggctgctgctgtatgtGGCCATTTCCATACCAGCCTGCCATCACCTGCCCCGTCCGCTGACCATCAAGGATGAGGCCAAGTACCCCGATCGCTTCATTGCCGAGCGTGCGGAGAACAATCTGCGGCAGCTGGTGGCACTCGGACCCCGTGTCGTGGGCAGCAAGGAGAACGAAATGGGCGCCGTGAAGGTGCTCTCCGGCAGCGTGCAGAAGATACGCTCGGGTCTGGGCTCCGCCAATGACATTGAGGTGGATGTGCAGGTTGCCTCAGGCAGCTACGTTCACTGGTCCATGATCAACATGTACCAGAGCATTCAGAATATTGTGGTGAAGGTTAGTCCGAAGAACACCAACAGCACCACCTATCTGCTGGTCAACAGCCACTACGACTCGGTGCCCGGGGGACCTGGTGCCGGCGATGATGGCTCCATGGTGGCCACAATGATGGAGACGCTGCGCGTGTTGGCTCAGTCCAAGACTGCGCTCAAGCATcctgttgtgtttttgttcaaTGGCGCAGAGGAGAATCCCCTGCAGGCCTCGCACGCGTTCATCACGCAGCACAAGTGGGCCAAAAATTGCAA AGCTCTCATCAATCTGGACTCTGCTGGCAATGGCGGTCGGGAGATTCTCTTCCAGTCCGGACCCAATCATCCCTGGCTGATGAAGAGCTATCGTCGCGCCATCAAGCATCCGTATGCCTCCACCATGGCCGAGGAGATGTTCCAGAACAACTTTATACCCTCGGACACGGATTTCCGCATCTTCCGCGACCATGGCTCGGTGCCCGGTCTGGATATGGCTTACCAGTACAACGGTTATGTCTATCACACGCGCTTTGATCGCGCCGAGATCTTCCCACGCGGCAGCTTCCAGAACACTGGCGACAAtctgctggcgctggtgcgCGAGATTGCCAACtcgcaggagctggaggataCATCG AAATACTCCGAGGGACACACCGTTTACTTTGATGTGATGGGCTGGTTCCTGGTCTTCTACACCGAAACGGAGGGCATCATTTTGAACGTGATTGTCTCGCTGGTGGCCATCGGCACCTGTCTCTATGCCTTCAAGCTGATGGCCTTCAACTCGGGCCTCAAGCTGGAGAAGCTCCTGAAGCGTGTGCTGCACACATTTGTCGTGCAGCTCTTTGGCCTGATGTTTGCCGTTGCCATCACGCTGTTCCTGGGCTGGTTCATGGATCTCGTGCACTTGCCCATGTCCTGGTTCACGCACTCTTGGCTTATACTCGGACTCTACTTCAGCACCTTCCTGTTCGGTTTGGCTATAGTTCCCGCGATGTACTTCCACTACACCAAGGAG GACAAACTGCCCATTGGCCAGCgcgtgcagctgctgctccactgccactgcctcttccTGGCCTTCTCCACGCTGGTGCTGACCATTTGCGGCGTTCGGTCCGTGTTCGTTCTGATGCTCTCCTGTTTGTTCTACACCATGGCGCTCATCATTAATCTGGCCACCAAGCTGCACAGCAAAG ATGTCGCCTGGGTCATACCACACATCGTCTGCTTCGTGCCTCCGTTTGTGTTCTTCGCCTACTTCTCGCACGGATTCTTCGTCACTTTCATTCCCATGTTTGGCCGCTTTGGGGAGAATGTCAACCCCGACCTCGTGGTGGCTGTCTTCAGCATTGCCGTGGGTCTGCTCACCTGCGGCTTCATTGTGCCCGTGCTGCATCTGTTCCGCAAGTCCAAGACGATCATTTGCGCGCTGCTGGCCATTACCTTGGTGTGTGTGATTATTGCCATAACGCCCATGGGCTTCCCCTACCGACCCGAGACGAGTGTGCAGCGTTTCTCTGTGCTG CACGCCAAGCGCACCTTCCACGATGCCGATAACAAAATACGCCGCCAGGAGTCGGGCTACTTCATTATGCCACAGGACAGGCGCACTTACGCTGTGAAAC ATGATGTCATTAACATGACGCTGGCCCAGAAAATTGGCGATGATTGCCAGAAGGAAATGATGTGCGGTTTGCCACTGTACAATCAGCGTTGGCATAAGACCAG ACAAAACACCCTGTGGATACCCGCCTCCGAGCCGCTGTTGGGCACGGTTCCGGCTATCAAAGTGACCAGCAAGAAGCAGGTTTCCCCCAACAGGATACGCTATGAGCTGCAGTTGAGTGGACCCGATCATATGGCGCTGTTTATACAGCCCTTGAATGGCGCTGTCATGAAGGATTGGTCCTTCCATCAGGCGCCACTGCGTCTGAACTTCCAGCCGCCTTACTTTATCTACTTCTCGTGGGGCGTCAATGGAGATCCGCTCAAAttctggctggagctggag AAAACCAACGGCGACTTCACGACGCCCATATTTGAGCTGGGTGTGGGCGGCCACTGGACCCATCACAAGGAAATGTTGACGCCGGACTTCACGAAGTTCCTCGACAGTTTCCCCAAATATGTGGATGCCACGCCCTGGCCGGCATCCTACGAGACCTGGATCTACTAA